In Gossypium raimondii isolate GPD5lz chromosome 12, ASM2569854v1, whole genome shotgun sequence, a single window of DNA contains:
- the LOC105762576 gene encoding ATP synthase subunit epsilon, mitochondrial, whose protein sequence is MASNAAVPFWRASGMTYITYSNICANLVRNCLKEPYKTEALSREKVHFSISKWTDGKPEKPTLRSDSPEE, encoded by the exons atggcGTCGAATGCGGCGGTTCCATTCTGGCGTGCATCCGGCATGACTTATATAACCTACTCGAACATATGCGCCAACCTCGTTAGGAACTGCTTAAAGGAACCATACAAGACTGAAGCCCTTAGTCGTGAGAAAGTTCATTTCTCCATCTCCAAGTGGACGGATGGAAAGCCTGAAAAGCCTA CTCTCCGCTCAGACTCACCTGAAGAATGA